A genomic segment from Diceros bicornis minor isolate mBicDic1 chromosome 5, mDicBic1.mat.cur, whole genome shotgun sequence encodes:
- the LOC131405360 gene encoding olfactory receptor 4F3/4F16/4F29 — MTYYHLHNHNFLLIFLVIIISAAARLAGSMEGGNHSVVSEFVFLGLTHSWKIQLLLLVFSSVLYVASVTGNILIVFSVTTDPHLHSPMYFLLASLSFIDLGACSVTSSKMIYDLFRKHKVISFGGCIAQVFFIHVIGGVEMVLLIGMAFDRYVAICKPLHYLTIMSPRMCILFLAAAWALGVSHSLFQLAFIVHLSFCGPNVLDSFYCDLPRLLRLACTDTYRLQFMVTVNSGFICVGSFFILLISYIFILLTLWKHSSGGSSKALSTLSAHITVVLLFFGPTMFVYTWPHPNSQMDKFLALFDAVLTPFLNPVIYTFRNKNMKAAMKRVCTQFVIYRKIS, encoded by the coding sequence ATGACATATTATCATCTCCATAATCACAATTTCCTCCTCATTTTCTTAGTTATCATAATTTCAGCAGCAGCCCGGTTGGCTGGATCAATGGAGGGAGGGAATCACTCGGTTGTGTCTGAGTTTGTGTTTCTGGGACTCACCCATTCATGGAAGATCCAACTTCTTCTGCTGGTGTTCTCCTCTGTGCTCTATGTGGCAAGCGTGACTGGAAACATCCTCATTGTGTTTTCTGTGACAACTGATCCTCATTTACATTCCCCCATGTATTTCCTATTGGCCAGTCTCTCCTTCATTGACTTGGGAGCCTGCTCTGTGACCTCATCCAAGATGATTTATGACCTTTTCAGAAAGCACAAAGTCATTTCCTTTGGAGGTTGCATTGCTCAGGTCTTCTTCATCCATGTCATTGGTGGTGTCGAGATGGTGCTGCTCATAGGCATGGCCTTTGACAGATATGTTGCCATATGTAAGCCTCTCCACTACCTAACCATTATGAGCCCACGAATGTGCATTTTGTTTCTGGCTGCTGCCTGGGCCCTTGGTGTCAGTCATTCACTGTTCCAACTGGCGTTTATTGTTCATTTATCCTTCTGTGGTCCTAATGTATTGGACAGCTTTTACTGTGACCTTCCTCGACTCCTCAGACTGGCCTGTACAGATACCTACAGATTGCAGTTCATGGTCACTGTCAACAGTGGGTTTATCTGTGTTGGTTCGTTCTTTATACTCCTCATCTCGTACATCTTTATCCTGTTAACTCTTTGGAAACATTCCTCAGGTGGTTCATCCAAGGCCCTCTCCACTTTGTCAGCTCACATCACTGTGGTGCTTTTGTTCTTTGGTCCAACGATGTTTGTCTATACATGGCCACACCCCAATTCACAGATGGACAAATTTCTTGCTCTTTTTGATGCAGTTCTCACTCCTTTTCTGAATCCAGTCATCTACACATTCAGGAATAAAAATATGAAGGCAGCAATGAAGAGAGTATGCACACAGTTTGTGATTTACAGGAAGATATCATAA